In Bacteroides coprosuis DSM 18011, the following are encoded in one genomic region:
- a CDS encoding Aspartate--ammonia ligase (COGs: COG2502 Asparagine synthetase A~HAMAP: Aspartate--ammonia ligase~InterPro IPR004618~KEGG: bth:BT_2129 asparagine synthetase AsnA~PFAM: Aspartate--ammonia ligase~PRIAM: Aspartate--ammonia ligase~SPTR: Aspartate--ammonia ligase;~TIGRFAM: Aspartate--ammonia ligase~IMG reference gene:2504108187~PFAM: Aspartate-ammonia ligase~TIGRFAM: aspartate--ammonia ligase, AsnA-type), giving the protein MSYLIKPKRYTPILDLKQTELGIKHIKDFFQVNLSSELRLRRVTAPLFVLKGMGINDDLNGVERPVSFPIKDLNEAQAEVVQSLAKWKRLTLADYNIDPGYGIYTDMNAIRSDEELGNLHSLYVDQWDWERVITEDERNIDFLIEIIKRIYAAMVRTEYMVYESYPQITPYLPEKLYIIHAEELRQLYPNLTPKERENAITDKYGAVFIIGIGCLLADGTKHDGRAADYDDYSTIGYHGLPGLNGDLLLWDRVLDKAVEFSSMGVRVDKATLLKQLKESGTEEKLELYFHKRLVEGSLPLSIGGGIGQSRLCMFYLRKAHIGEIQASIWPREMIEECKKMNIQLI; this is encoded by the coding sequence ATGAGCTATTTAATTAAACCAAAACGATACACCCCCATTCTCGATCTTAAACAAACTGAGCTGGGAATCAAACATATAAAAGACTTTTTTCAAGTCAATTTATCATCTGAATTAAGGCTAAGGAGAGTAACTGCTCCTCTTTTTGTTTTAAAAGGTATGGGTATCAACGATGATCTTAATGGTGTAGAACGACCTGTATCTTTTCCTATTAAAGACTTAAATGAAGCACAAGCAGAAGTTGTGCAATCTCTTGCTAAGTGGAAAAGGTTAACTCTAGCTGACTATAATATAGACCCAGGATATGGAATCTATACTGACATGAATGCCATACGTTCGGATGAAGAATTGGGTAATTTACATTCATTATATGTAGATCAATGGGACTGGGAAAGAGTGATTACTGAAGACGAACGTAATATAGACTTCCTCATTGAAATAATAAAGCGTATTTATGCTGCAATGGTAAGAACTGAATATATGGTTTACGAAAGTTATCCCCAAATAACTCCTTACCTCCCTGAAAAGCTATATATTATTCACGCAGAGGAATTAAGACAACTCTACCCTAACCTAACTCCCAAAGAAAGAGAAAATGCAATAACAGACAAATATGGTGCAGTTTTCATTATTGGAATAGGATGCTTATTAGCTGATGGAACCAAACACGATGGTAGAGCAGCAGACTATGATGATTATTCTACTATAGGCTACCATGGACTACCTGGACTTAACGGAGATTTATTGCTATGGGACAGAGTTTTAGACAAAGCTGTAGAGTTTTCATCTATGGGAGTACGGGTTGATAAAGCAACATTACTTAAGCAATTAAAAGAATCGGGTACTGAAGAAAAATTAGAATTGTACTTTCACAAGAGATTAGTAGAAGGTTCATTACCTTTGTCTATCGGAGGCGGTATCGGACAGTCTAGACTTTGTATGTTTTACTTGCGCAAAGCGCATATAGGAGAAATACAAGCTAGCATATGGCCTCGTGAAATGATAGAGGAATGTAAAAAAATGAACATACAATTAATCTAA
- a CDS encoding Uracil-DNA glycosylase (COGs: COG0692 Uracil DNA glycosylase~HAMAP: Uracil-DNA glycosylase~InterPro IPR002043:IPR005122~KEGG: bfs:BF3608 uracil-DNA glycosylase~PFAM: Uracil-DNA glycosylase-like~SPTR: Uracil-DNA glycosylase 2;~TIGRFAM: Uracil-DNA glycosylase~IMG reference gene:2504108188~PFAM: Uracil DNA glycosylase superfamily~TIGRFAM: uracil-DNA glycosylase) encodes MEVRIEEKWKEVLEDEFKKPYFGMLTDFVRKEYQYHGPIYPPAALIFNAFDLCPFDQAKVVMIGQDPYHGDGQANGLCFSVNPDVQIPPSLRNIYKEIENDLGTKPPSNGDLSHWAKQGVLMLNATLTVRAHQAGSHQNKGWEEFTDAAIQALATERENLVFILWGSYAQRKGAFINRKKHLVLTSPHPSPLSAHRGFFGNNHFSKTNDYLIKHGKAPIEW; translated from the coding sequence ATGGAAGTACGGATTGAGGAGAAATGGAAAGAAGTTCTAGAAGATGAGTTTAAGAAACCATACTTTGGAATGTTGACAGATTTTGTACGCAAAGAATATCAATACCATGGACCTATCTATCCTCCTGCAGCCCTAATTTTTAATGCTTTTGATTTATGCCCTTTTGATCAAGCTAAAGTAGTAATGATAGGGCAAGATCCCTATCACGGAGATGGACAAGCTAATGGTCTGTGTTTTTCAGTAAACCCAGATGTTCAAATTCCTCCTTCACTACGCAATATCTACAAAGAGATAGAGAATGATTTAGGAACAAAACCTCCTAGTAATGGAGATCTTAGTCATTGGGCCAAACAAGGTGTTTTAATGCTAAACGCTACACTAACAGTTAGAGCACATCAAGCAGGATCACACCAAAATAAAGGTTGGGAAGAGTTTACTGATGCTGCAATTCAAGCTCTAGCAACAGAAAGAGAAAACCTAGTATTTATTCTTTGGGGTTCGTATGCTCAACGTAAAGGAGCCTTTATTAATAGAAAAAAGCATCTAGTTCTTACTTCTCCTCACCCTTCACCTCTTTCGGCTCACAGAGGTTTTTTTGGCAACAATCATTTCAGCAAAACAAATGATTATTTAATTAAACATGGAAAAGCCCCCATTGAATGGTGA
- a CDS encoding hypothetical protein (COGs: COG1452 Organic solvent tolerance protein OstA~KEGG: bfr:BF3817 hypothetical protein~SPTR: Putative uncharacterized protein;~IMG reference gene:2504108189), which produces MKPLKAKFLIFAFVTLFLFLPIFLMAQGRKGNSDISQSTSKELILKDSLGADSLSTTTDSIAKDSLSIDSIKPKKKEPINAPVVFEASDSIVYEMGGIAHLFGSAKVNYEKIELDADIITMNMDSSNVYARGLVDTLGVQANTVFKDGETSYDTKGIRYNFKSQKGFISNIVTQQGEGYITSNQAKKGQGDEFFMQNGRYTTCDHHDHPHFYMQLTRAKVRPKKNVVTGPAYLVVEDVPLPIAVPFFFFPFSSSYSSGFILPTYMDDYSRGFGLTGGGYYFAISDIMDLKLTADIFTKGSWALGVETNYNKRYKYSGSLMADYQITKTGDKGLDDYMEAKDFKVVWSHRQDPKANPNSSFSASVNFATSSYEKSNINNLYNSQLLTQNTKTSSVSYTRSFPDQKLTLSSTFNIAQTTRDSSVAITLPDLNISLSRIFPFKRKKAVGEEKWYEKISLSYTGRLSNSLKTKDDQIFSSKFKDWENAMNHNIPISATFTLFKYLNITPSFNYTERWYTRKVNREYDDENRRWMPTDTIHGFNRVYNYNASLGISTKLYGRYKPLFMKKKEIDIRHVITPQVSFSAAPDFGSSRYGYYETYIDNEGKEQYYSPYEGQMFGVPGRGRQGNISFDLSNNLEMKFRDKNDSIRKVSLIDELGASMSYNTAAEEKPWSDLSFRMRLKLSKNYTLNMNTSFATYAYEYDERGNVVVGNKTEWSYGRFGRFQGWGSSFSYTFDNNSWKKWFGKDDENLGEDTENDPDAATENIEHKRKSSITEKKKQKPKVDSDGYQAFSMPWSINVNYSFNIREDRSRKINDKTMRYPYKFTHNINASGNLRLSNKWSFNFNTGYDFDVKKITQTSCTISRDLHCFNMSASFSPFGVWKYYNFTIRANASMLQDLKWDKRSQTQSNIQWY; this is translated from the coding sequence ATGAAGCCACTAAAAGCTAAGTTTTTAATATTCGCATTTGTAACTCTCTTTTTGTTCTTGCCCATATTTTTAATGGCTCAAGGACGAAAGGGAAACTCAGATATATCTCAATCTACATCTAAGGAGTTAATTTTAAAAGATTCTTTGGGTGCAGACTCTCTATCTACTACTACCGACTCAATAGCTAAAGACTCTTTATCTATTGATAGTATCAAGCCTAAAAAGAAAGAACCGATTAATGCTCCAGTTGTGTTTGAGGCTTCAGACTCCATAGTTTACGAGATGGGTGGAATTGCCCATTTATTTGGTAGTGCTAAAGTAAACTATGAAAAAATAGAACTAGATGCAGATATTATTACTATGAATATGGATAGTAGTAATGTTTATGCACGTGGGCTTGTAGACACCTTAGGTGTTCAAGCAAATACTGTATTTAAGGATGGAGAAACCAGTTATGATACCAAGGGTATTCGTTATAACTTCAAATCACAAAAAGGGTTTATTAGTAATATTGTAACTCAGCAAGGAGAAGGATATATTACAAGTAATCAGGCAAAAAAAGGTCAAGGAGATGAGTTCTTTATGCAAAATGGTAGATACACCACTTGTGATCACCATGATCATCCTCACTTTTACATGCAGCTTACTCGTGCAAAAGTACGTCCTAAGAAAAATGTAGTAACAGGTCCTGCTTATTTAGTAGTAGAAGATGTTCCGTTACCCATTGCTGTTCCTTTCTTCTTTTTCCCCTTTTCAAGTAGCTATTCTTCAGGTTTTATTTTACCGACCTATATGGATGATTACAGCCGAGGATTTGGTTTGACTGGTGGCGGTTATTACTTCGCAATAAGTGATATAATGGATTTGAAGCTTACTGCTGATATATTTACAAAAGGGTCATGGGCACTGGGTGTTGAAACAAATTATAATAAGAGATATAAATATTCAGGCTCATTAATGGCAGATTATCAGATAACTAAAACTGGTGATAAAGGGTTAGATGATTATATGGAGGCAAAAGATTTTAAGGTGGTATGGTCCCATCGACAAGATCCTAAAGCAAATCCGAATAGCTCTTTTTCAGCAAGTGTAAACTTTGCAACCAGTAGTTACGAAAAGTCTAATATTAATAACTTATACAACTCTCAGTTATTAACTCAAAACACCAAAACTTCTAGTGTGAGTTATACTCGTTCATTTCCCGACCAGAAGTTAACTCTTTCTAGTACATTCAATATAGCTCAGACAACACGAGATTCATCCGTAGCCATTACTCTGCCCGACTTAAATATTAGCTTAAGTAGAATATTCCCATTTAAGCGAAAAAAAGCTGTTGGTGAAGAAAAATGGTATGAGAAAATATCATTGAGCTATACAGGTAGATTAAGTAATAGTTTAAAGACAAAAGATGATCAAATATTTTCTTCTAAGTTTAAGGACTGGGAGAATGCAATGAATCATAATATCCCTATCAGTGCTACATTTACACTATTTAAATATTTAAATATTACACCCTCTTTCAACTACACAGAACGTTGGTACACTCGTAAAGTGAATAGAGAATACGATGACGAAAATAGAAGATGGATGCCTACTGATACTATACATGGGTTTAATCGTGTGTACAACTATAATGCAAGTTTAGGTATTAGTACAAAGTTGTATGGTAGATATAAGCCCTTATTCATGAAGAAAAAAGAAATAGATATTCGTCACGTGATTACCCCTCAAGTGAGTTTTAGTGCAGCTCCTGATTTTGGTTCTTCTCGTTATGGATACTACGAAACCTATATTGATAACGAGGGAAAAGAACAATACTACTCTCCTTATGAAGGTCAGATGTTTGGTGTTCCTGGTCGTGGGAGACAAGGGAATATTAGCTTTGACTTATCAAATAATCTTGAAATGAAGTTTCGGGATAAGAATGACTCAATTAGAAAGGTTAGTTTGATTGATGAGTTAGGAGCTAGTATGTCATATAATACTGCTGCAGAAGAAAAGCCTTGGAGTGATTTATCATTCCGTATGCGATTGAAGCTTTCCAAGAATTACACTTTAAATATGAATACTTCTTTCGCTACTTATGCTTATGAGTATGATGAGCGAGGTAATGTTGTTGTAGGTAATAAAACTGAATGGTCCTATGGACGCTTTGGCCGATTCCAAGGATGGGGTTCTTCATTTAGTTATACATTCGATAATAATAGCTGGAAAAAATGGTTTGGTAAAGATGATGAGAACTTAGGGGAAGATACTGAAAATGATCCAGACGCAGCAACTGAAAATATAGAACATAAAAGAAAAAGCTCTATTACTGAGAAGAAGAAACAGAAACCAAAAGTAGATTCAGATGGTTATCAGGCATTCAGTATGCCTTGGTCTATTAATGTAAACTATTCTTTCAATATCCGTGAAGATAGAAGTCGTAAGATTAATGATAAAACGATGCGTTACCCTTATAAGTTTACGCATAACATTAATGCTTCAGGTAACTTAAGATTATCTAATAAATGGTCTTTTAACTTCAATACAGGATATGATTTTGATGTGAAGAAGATAACTCAAACTTCTTGTACTATTTCAAGAGACTTACACTGTTTCAATATGTCAGCAAGCTTTTCTCCATTTGGTGTATGGAAGTATTACAACTTCACGATTCGGGCCAATGCAAGTATGCTTCAAGACTTGAAGTGGGATAAACGAAGTCAGACTCAGAGCAATATACAATGGTATTAA
- a CDS encoding metal dependent phosphohydrolase (InterPro IPR006675:IPR006674~KEGG: bvu:BVU_4150 hypothetical protein~PFAM: Metal-dependent phosphohydrolase, HD subdomain~SPTR: Putative uncharacterized protein;~TIGRFAM: Uncharacterised protein family HDIG~IMG reference gene:2504108190~PFAM: HD domain~TIGRFAM: uncharacterized domain HDIG) encodes MIFMLDPYTIIDKYYTGSEKLRGVLLVHSKSVTDKALEIAKKHPELNIDERFIYEAGMLHDVGIFKTNAPDIYCHGELPYIAHGYLGADMLREEGFERHALVCERHTGTGLSLDNIMKENLPIPHRDMQPISIEEQVICFADKFFSKTHLDKVKTIEEARNSLVKFGEKGVAKFNHWCDLFL; translated from the coding sequence ATGATTTTTATGTTAGATCCCTATACAATTATTGATAAATACTATACTGGTTCGGAGAAGCTAAGGGGAGTATTACTAGTCCATAGTAAATCTGTAACCGATAAAGCTTTAGAAATAGCCAAAAAACACCCAGAATTAAATATTGATGAACGTTTTATCTATGAAGCAGGAATGCTGCATGATGTAGGTATATTTAAAACGAATGCTCCAGATATATATTGCCATGGAGAACTTCCTTATATTGCTCATGGGTACTTGGGTGCTGATATGCTTCGTGAGGAAGGCTTCGAAAGACACGCTTTAGTATGTGAAAGACATACAGGAACAGGTTTGAGTCTTGATAATATAATGAAGGAAAATTTACCAATACCACACCGTGATATGCAACCTATAAGTATAGAAGAGCAAGTCATCTGTTTTGCCGATAAGTTTTTCTCAAAGACACATTTAGATAAGGTGAAAACCATTGAAGAAGCACGGAATAGCCTAGTCAAATTTGGAGAAAAAGGGGTCGCAAAGTTTAATCACTGGTGTGATTTGTTCCTTTAG
- a CDS encoding hypothetical protein (KEGG: bfs:BF3614 hypothetical protein~SPTR: Putative sodium-dependent transporter;~IMG reference gene:2504108191), whose translation MRIYMLTYLKNWTLPIAMFLGIIGYPIFLALEFTVPFLVFFMLLLTFSKVPVKEIKIKWHHIFMLFVQLFGALGIYYLLAPFNVIIAEVGMVCFVCPTATAAAVITNKLDGNMNSVTAYTLLSNTAAAFAIPLLFSLVQGSTALSFVDGALLIFYKIFPLLFGPFLAAWVIQKKFHKLHYFLVNKTEFAFYMWAVSLSIAIAKTIEALKNYSISWQLLVGIALMALFVCFAQFYIGKKLGKTSDERIACGQSLGQKNTILAIWMAYTYLNPLVTIGPGAYIFLQNGFNSYQLEVHRRKKELKRK comes from the coding sequence ATGAGAATCTATATGTTGACATATTTAAAGAACTGGACTTTGCCTATTGCTATGTTTTTGGGCATAATCGGTTACCCTATATTTTTAGCACTAGAGTTTACAGTACCATTTCTTGTCTTTTTTATGTTGCTGCTCACTTTTTCAAAAGTTCCAGTAAAAGAAATAAAAATAAAGTGGCATCACATCTTTATGCTTTTTGTTCAATTATTTGGAGCCCTAGGTATTTATTATCTTCTTGCTCCTTTTAATGTGATTATTGCAGAAGTCGGTATGGTCTGCTTTGTGTGTCCCACAGCTACTGCTGCTGCTGTTATAACGAATAAACTGGATGGCAATATGAATAGTGTAACTGCTTATACATTGCTTAGTAACACTGCGGCTGCATTTGCTATACCTCTGCTATTCTCTTTGGTTCAAGGCTCTACAGCTCTTTCTTTTGTTGATGGTGCACTCTTGATTTTTTATAAGATATTTCCTCTTCTATTTGGTCCTTTTCTTGCGGCTTGGGTCATTCAAAAGAAGTTTCATAAGCTACATTATTTCTTGGTAAACAAGACTGAATTTGCATTCTATATGTGGGCAGTTTCTCTCTCCATAGCCATAGCTAAAACGATAGAGGCATTGAAAAACTACTCTATAAGTTGGCAATTATTAGTAGGTATTGCTTTGATGGCACTATTTGTTTGTTTTGCTCAATTCTATATAGGGAAAAAACTAGGTAAAACTTCCGATGAACGGATCGCTTGTGGACAATCATTAGGTCAGAAGAATACCATATTAGCAATTTGGATGGCATATACTTATTTGAACCCACTAGTTACTATTGGACCGGGAGCCTATATCTTTCTGCAAAATGGATTTAACTCGTATCAACTAGAAGTTCATCGAAGGAAGAAAGAGTTGAAGAGAAAATAA